From one Caldichromatium japonicum genomic stretch:
- a CDS encoding helix-turn-helix domain-containing protein, with protein MGEFEALCHLNVHEMPPQKIKSLRERARISQAVLAAILNTSLSTVQKWEAGDKKPSGPSLKLLNLIERKGLEAVL; from the coding sequence ATGGGCGAGTTCGAGGCGCTGTGCCATCTCAATGTCCACGAGATGCCCCCGCAAAAGATCAAGTCCCTGCGTGAGCGGGCGCGAATCAGCCAAGCCGTGCTCGCCGCCATTCTGAATACCAGTCTGTCTACGGTGCAGAAATGGGAGGCGGGCGACAAGAAACCGAGCGGGCCATCGTTGAAGTTGCTCAACCTCATCGAGCGCAAGGGGCTGGAGGCGGTTCTGTGA
- a CDS encoding helix-turn-helix domain-containing protein, which yields MRFFLLGAQSFLRETLLARGLIHAAAPFSPRERQVLALLLTDANEKEIARQLAIGHRTVHQHAEAIYAKLGVRGRVGLMALWLRHQRAGQADPRAPPSAPLRLPEEAQANACRELGWHAIAPNGTIF from the coding sequence TTGCGCTTCTTCCTGCTCGGCGCCCAAAGTTTTTTACGCGAGACGCTGCTCGCGCGCGGGCTGATCCATGCCGCCGCCCCCTTCAGCCCGCGGGAACGCCAGGTGCTCGCGCTGCTGCTCACCGATGCGAACGAAAAGGAAATCGCCCGGCAGCTTGCCATCGGCCACCGCACGGTGCACCAGCACGCCGAGGCGATCTACGCCAAGCTCGGGGTGCGCGGGCGCGTCGGCCTCATGGCCCTGTGGCTGCGCCACCAGCGCGCGGGGCAGGCCGACCCCAGGGCGCCGCCGTCCGCGCCGCTCCGGCTACCCGAGGAGGCGCAGGCGAACGCATGCCGGGAACTCGGCTGGCACGCTATTGCACCGAATGGTACGATTTTTTGA
- a CDS encoding ShlB/FhaC/HecB family hemolysin secretion/activation protein: protein MQQKICVHDNGSYGDYRGRSYDLAGLKALARRITEHYRAQGYPFARAVLKAQKIEGGVLAIEIIEGRYGKVEAQGEMAEEAQAFLEALKPGEVISAAPLERATLILSDQPGIRVRPLLRPGQEVGAGDLIVEVGREPTLKGEVGLDNHGNRFSGQNRLRANVQADSPFLLGDQIKAQALVSDEGLWQGSLGYSLPLGASGLRGGLSYAHTYYELGKDFKNLKARGTADVAGLNLAYPLIRSQAANLILVAGYQHKALEDRQDATSTRNDKSSDLAPLALQFNRRDGSGLTYGTLAYTAGQLDLDAVLKAADIASGRDTRGHFDKWNLDLARLQTTPLSNLTLFGRLSAQWAGKNLDSSERFLLGGATGVRAYPQGEGLGDEGWLLQLEARYRLGAFEPYLFYDAGAVRVNAKPDGITPAVADNHRLISGAGMGLRLASGPWNLDAAIAWRNQGGQPQSDSQDHNPRAWLAASWRF from the coding sequence TTGCAGCAAAAAATCTGCGTTCATGATAATGGCAGTTATGGCGACTACCGGGGCCGCTCGTATGATCTCGCCGGACTGAAAGCGCTGGCGCGCCGGATCACCGAGCACTACCGCGCCCAGGGCTATCCCTTTGCCCGAGCCGTGCTCAAAGCGCAGAAGATAGAAGGCGGAGTGCTCGCCATTGAGATCATCGAAGGGCGTTACGGCAAGGTCGAAGCTCAAGGCGAGATGGCCGAGGAAGCGCAGGCGTTTTTGGAGGCTCTAAAACCCGGAGAGGTCATTTCTGCTGCGCCGCTTGAGCGCGCCACGCTGATACTCTCAGATCAGCCCGGCATCCGCGTGCGGCCCCTGCTGCGCCCGGGGCAGGAGGTCGGCGCGGGCGATCTCATCGTGGAGGTCGGGCGCGAGCCGACGCTCAAGGGCGAAGTGGGCCTGGACAACCACGGCAACCGCTTCAGCGGCCAAAACCGCCTCCGCGCCAACGTGCAAGCCGACAGCCCCTTCCTGCTGGGCGATCAGATCAAGGCGCAGGCGCTCGTCTCCGACGAAGGGCTGTGGCAGGGAAGCCTCGGCTACAGCCTGCCGCTGGGCGCATCAGGCCTGCGCGGGGGATTGAGCTACGCCCACACCTACTACGAGCTCGGCAAGGACTTCAAGAACCTTAAGGCCCGCGGCACGGCGGACGTGGCGGGGCTCAATCTCGCCTACCCGCTCATCCGTTCCCAGGCAGCCAACCTCATCCTCGTCGCAGGCTACCAGCACAAGGCGCTCGAAGACCGCCAGGACGCCACCTCGACCCGCAACGACAAGTCAAGCGACCTCGCGCCCCTCGCCTTGCAGTTCAACCGCCGGGACGGCTCCGGTCTCACCTACGGGACGCTTGCCTACACCGCCGGACAGCTCGATCTCGATGCCGTGCTCAAAGCCGCAGACATCGCCAGCGGCCGCGACACGCGCGGGCATTTCGACAAGTGGAACCTCGATCTCGCCCGCCTGCAGACGACTCCTCTGTCCAACCTCACGCTCTTCGGCCGGCTCTCCGCGCAATGGGCGGGCAAGAACCTGGATTCTTCCGAGCGCTTCCTCCTGGGCGGGGCTACGGGTGTGAGGGCCTATCCGCAAGGCGAAGGTTTGGGGGACGAGGGCTGGCTCTTGCAGCTCGAGGCGCGCTACCGGCTGGGCGCCTTTGAGCCCTATCTCTTCTACGACGCCGGCGCGGTCCGCGTCAACGCCAAGCCCGACGGCATCACCCCGGCAGTTGCCGACAACCACCGCCTCATCAGCGGCGCGGGGATGGGGCTGCGCCTTGCCAGCGGGCCGTGGAACCTGGATGCGGCCATCGCCTGGCGCAACCAAGGCGGCCAACCGCAATCGGACAGCCAGGATCACAACCCGCGCGCCTGGCTGGCAGCAAGCTGGAGGTTCTGA
- a CDS encoding winged helix-turn-helix domain-containing protein: MGEKRALLAEQDAQIRKLMCDGTPDELKLPFALWSRQAVRQLILDRFGIELRPQGEGKYMVRWGLTPQNT, encoded by the coding sequence GTGGGTGAGAAGCGGGCGCTGTTGGCGGAGCAGGACGCCCAGATACGCAAGCTCATGTGCGACGGGACACCGGATGAGCTGAAGCTGCCGTTTGCGCTGTGGAGCCGGCAGGCGGTGCGGCAGTTGATCCTCGACCGTTTTGGCATCGAGCTCAGGCCGCAGGGGGAAGGCAAGTACATGGTGCGCTGGGGATTGACGCCCCAGAACACGTGA
- a CDS encoding type II toxin-antitoxin system RelE/ParE family toxin, which yields MRRVFRTRTFTRWMAKAGLTDEALCKAVAEMGQGLIDADLGGHVVKKRVALPGQGKRGAARTIVATKLAERWFFLYGFGKNERANIDQDELKVLREMAKELLAFDDRQLATALMAGEIVEVCHGNDEAQESNSG from the coding sequence ATGAGAAGGGTATTCCGAACCCGCACCTTCACCCGCTGGATGGCCAAGGCTGGTTTGACCGACGAAGCCTTGTGTAAAGCCGTCGCCGAGATGGGTCAAGGGCTCATCGACGCGGACTTGGGCGGCCATGTGGTCAAGAAGCGGGTTGCGCTGCCTGGCCAGGGCAAGCGGGGCGCAGCGAGGACCATCGTGGCGACCAAGCTGGCCGAGCGGTGGTTTTTTCTATACGGGTTTGGCAAGAATGAGCGTGCCAACATCGATCAGGACGAATTGAAGGTGTTACGGGAGATGGCAAAGGAACTGTTGGCTTTTGATGACCGACAACTGGCGACCGCTCTGATGGCGGGTGAGATCGTGGAGGTGTGTCATGGCAACGACGAGGCGCAAGAGTCGAATTCTGGATGA
- a CDS encoding bacteriohemerythrin: MPKLLTWHDEWSLNIETLDQDHRELIAELADICLRFCPESGYALVADAKVLMDALTQFGESVRAHFKREEAFMRSFDYEFIGEHESEHALLMAEFTALLRDWRQERLQVFDEAHQAIIRDWLLAHILGADRHFAETYFRLFGMPVPAKQLHEMRLYQSSYRTGRE; the protein is encoded by the coding sequence ATGCCCAAACTACTGACCTGGCACGATGAATGGTCGCTCAATATCGAAACACTCGATCAGGATCACCGCGAGCTGATTGCCGAGCTCGCCGATATCTGCCTGCGTTTCTGCCCCGAATCTGGATATGCCCTGGTTGCAGATGCCAAGGTGCTCATGGATGCGCTCACCCAATTCGGCGAGTCGGTACGCGCCCATTTCAAACGCGAAGAGGCGTTCATGCGTTCATTCGACTATGAGTTCATCGGTGAGCATGAAAGCGAACACGCCCTGCTCATGGCCGAGTTCACGGCGCTTTTACGCGACTGGCGGCAAGAAAGATTACAGGTCTTTGATGAAGCGCATCAGGCCATCATCCGCGACTGGCTTTTGGCCCATATCCTGGGGGCGGATCGGCATTTTGCCGAGACCTACTTCAGGCTCTTCGGCATGCCGGTCCCTGCTAAGCAACTGCACGAGATGCGCCTCTATCAGTCGAGCTATCGCACAGGCCGCGAGTGA
- the tadA gene encoding tRNA adenosine(34) deaminase TadA: protein MRRALALAQRAAEEGEVPVGAVLVREGALIGEGWNCPIRAHDPSAHAEIQALREAGRQVGNYRLPGSVLYVTLEPCVMCAGAMIHARIARVIYGAPDPKAGACGSVFDLLPSDRRFNHRTAVEGGLLAEVCGGLLRDFFRTRRLEAVAPCHSRPVR, encoded by the coding sequence ATGCGGCGCGCCCTGGCTCTAGCCCAGCGCGCTGCTGAAGAGGGCGAGGTGCCGGTCGGGGCGGTGTTGGTGCGAGAAGGGGCGCTCATCGGCGAGGGCTGGAACTGCCCGATCCGCGCCCATGATCCCAGCGCCCATGCCGAGATCCAGGCGTTGCGCGAGGCCGGCAGGCAGGTTGGTAACTACCGTTTACCCGGCTCCGTGCTCTATGTCACCCTCGAGCCCTGTGTCATGTGCGCTGGCGCGATGATCCATGCCCGCATCGCGCGGGTGATCTATGGCGCCCCTGATCCCAAGGCCGGCGCCTGCGGGAGCGTCTTTGACCTCTTGCCCTCAGATCGACGCTTCAATCATCGCACTGCGGTCGAAGGAGGGCTCTTGGCTGAGGTATGCGGGGGGCTCTTGCGTGACTTTTTTCGCACCCGTCGGCTTGAGGCGGTTGCACCCTGTCACTCGCGGCCTGTGCGATAG